One Euphorbia lathyris chromosome 1, ddEupLath1.1, whole genome shotgun sequence DNA segment encodes these proteins:
- the LOC136207059 gene encoding histone acetyltransferase HAC1-like isoform X2 — protein sequence MADFNCKQLMYSYTGSTCEVMPTLTQGYNPDTTYPYNHSNNSTAEHKPLVTDYSDQFSFLKGLLDNGSMPVGSSLNTDSHTRQVSYEMLLSPERGSATAFSERGSTITSNSNSDGFSEFGAFDKRSFFSKRDYLCNFVSAEKDSFQHQFNQGVASNQNFAAMDFSSTLTEHSEFADPTLQISEHFPQMVLGDSNFPGISVPKSHIFEQKQQPLFEQFYKPLMDCGTGDCCSACTQWSGSCSLGNMLPPAKRLKHSPHCSEKLLPSGKHLKTEKACSLLSSENSIASELASSVVQPSNPEGLPSLLQFPESPISINSEVLEGGIDFLPQSTQNQSFNQENAGDYIYRLNADRFSPSKELNIGPDQVDHRSFCEFADAVKDKSNELGCNATDILPKELDTASKEEVTPVRSNLDLAKPDVEAENEKKIKPESPVTRGVSLIEFFLADEIEDHISSLQQGIGQRKSKEENEKRLPLSVSENTCQLCAADKLLLAPVPIYCSYCGSRIKSSVIYYSTSEENGMRHCFCTSCYKARGRSITFYGITIPKVKLEKMKNVEEIEEPWVQCDKCQSWQHQICALFNDKRDMEGQSQYICPKCCLEEIRHGKYMTLSPKASVFFAKDLPRTLLSDYIEQRLFRRLQQEKEDTANFIGKNPNEVPGAEDLVVRVVLSVNKQLKVKEQFLGIFHNGNYPDGFPYRSKVILLFQKIEGADVCLFGMYVQEFGSECSQPNHRCVYISYLDSVKYFRPERETATGEALRTFVYHEILIGYLEYCKKRGFVACYLWACPPVKGEDYILYCHPEIQKTPKSDKLRQWYHSMLRKAAKENIVVNFTNLYEHFFVSTGKYYSKVTAARLPYFDGDYWSSAAEITIRNIEKKNGEDSGQKVKKVMTKRTLRSMGHTNFSDDATKDILLMQELGKTILSVKEDFIVVHLQFVCSYCHGVILSGCRWFCSQCKNFQLCERCHDEEQGPDEGHTHTVSGKEKHALSKVVVDDVRSDTNDEDIIVDNWLFENRHVLLGFCQKNYYQFDTLRQAKHSSMMILHYLHNTTMPTSDETKCNFCQQNTNDNNGNVCATCYSKKLGSSRIHKLVYHSSVTDCETETPHDEEPNLQHPHNEEPNLQHPHKKKFKQMELLNVLEHASQCRATSTNPCSYPNCLKLKRLFYHSSKCKIGVHGSCIPCKKVCYILKLHTRDCDQIDCCIPRCRALKS from the exons ATGGCTGACTTTAACTGCAAGCAACTAATGTATAGTTACACTGGATCCACCTGCGAAGTGATGCCAACTTTGACTCAAGGTTATAATCCAGATACAACATATCCTTATAATCACTCCAATAATTCTACTGCTGAACATAAGCCTCTGGTTACTGACTATAGTGATCAATTTAGCTTCCTGAAAG GATTACTTGATAATGGGAGCATGCCAGTTGGTTCAAGTTTGAACACTGATTCGCATACAAGGCAGGTTTCTTATGAGATGCTTCTTTCTCCTGAAAGGGGTTCAGCAACTGCATTTTCTGAAAGGGGTTCTACCATTACTTCAAATTCCAACAGTGATGGCTTTTCTGAATTTGGAGCTTTTGATAAAAGATCATTCTTTTCCAAAAGAGACTATCTATGTAATTTTGTCTCCGCTGAGAAAGATAGTTTTCAGCATCAGTTTAATCAGG GTGTTGCAAGTAATCAGAACTTTGCTGCAATGGATTTCTCATCTACATTGACAGAACACTCAGAGTTTGCTGATCCAACTTTGCAGATCTCAGAACATTTTCCCCAAATGGTTTTGGGCGACTCCAATTTTCCTGGAATTTCTGTACCAAAATCGCATATTTTTGAACAGAAGCAACAACCTTTGTTTGAGCAATTTTATAAGCCATTGATGGATTGTGGCACAGGGGATTGTTGCAGTGCTTGCACTCAGTGGTCTGGTTCTTGCTCTTTAGGAAATATGCTACCACCTGCAAAACGTTTGAAGCACAGTCCGCACTGTTCAGAAAAATTGTTGCCTTCTGGAAAGCATCTGAAGACGGAAAAGGCATGTAGTCTATTGTCATCTGAAAACAGCATTGCTTCTGAATTGGCTTCTTCAGTGGTTCAACCTTCTAATCCTGAAGGACTTCCATCCTTGTTGCAGTTTCCTGAATCTCCAATATCTATTAATTCTGAGGTTTTGGAGGGGGGAATTGATTTTCTACCACAATCTACTCAAAACCAAAGTTTTAATCAGGAAAATGCTGGTGATTATATTTATAGATTGAATGCTGATAGATTTTCTCcttctaaagaactaaatatTGGTCCAGATCAAGTTGACCATAGGAGTTTTTGTGAGTTTGCAGATGCTGTTAAAGATAAATCTAATGAATTGGGTTGTAATGCCACTGACATACTCCCCAAAGAGCTTGATACTGCTTCCAAAGAGGAGGTGACACCAGTCAGGTCTAACCTAGACCTTGCCAAGCCAGACGTAGAGGCTGAAAACGAAAAAAAGATAAAGCCAGAGAGTCCAGTAACAAGAGGTGTCTCCTTGATTGAATTTTTCTTGGCAGATGAAATAGAAGACCATATATCAAGTCTACAGCAAGGTATTGGTCAG AGaaaatcaaaggaagaaaatgaaAAACGATTACCATTGTCTGTCAGTGAGAATACATGCCAGTTGTGTGCAGCAGATAAGCTATTATTGGCCCCAGTTCCGATTTATTGTTCATATTGCGGCTCTCGTATCAAAAGCAGTGTGATTTATTATAGCACCTCAGAGGAAAATGGTATGCGGCATTGTTTTTGCACCTCATGCTATAAAGCTCGAGGCAGAAGTATCACATTCTACGGGATTACAATTCCCAAGGTAAAgctggagaagatgaagaatgtCGAGGAAATTGAAGAACCG TGGGTCCAGTGTGACAAATGTCAAAGTTGGCAACATCAGATATGTGCTCTCTTTAATGATAAGAGGGATATGGAAGGCCAATCGCAGTACATATGTCCCAAATGTTGCTTGGAAGAGATCAGACACGGGAAATACATGACATTATCACCAAAAGCTTCTGTTTTCTTTGCAAAAGATTTGCCGAGGACGTTGCTCAGTGACTACATAGAGCAAAGACTCTTTCGTCGTCTGCAGCAAGAGAAAGAAGACACAGCAAATTTTATTGGAAAGAACCCGAATGAG GTGCCTGGAGCGGAAGATCTTGTTGTCAGAGTGGTTTTATCTGTTAACAAACAGTTGAAAGTGAAGGAGCAGTTTTTAGGGATTTTTCACAATGGCAATTACCCAGATGGATTTCCATATAGATCAAAG GTGATTCTTTTGTTCCAGAAAATCGAAGGAGCAGATGTATGCCTTTTTGGCATGTATGTACAGGAATTTGGATCGGAGTGCAGCCAGCCGAATCATCGCTGTGtttatatatcatacttagaTTCTGTTAAATATTTTAGGCCTGAAAGAGAAACTGCAACAGGCGAAGCTCTTCGTACATTTGTCTATCATGAAATATTG ATTGGATACCTCGAATACTGTAAGAAACGGGGTTTTGTGGCATGCTATTTATGGGCCTGCCCTCCTGTAAAAGGTGAAGATTATATCTTATATTGTCATCCGGAGATTCAGAAGACACCAAAATCTGACAAGTTGCGGCAATG GTATCATTCCATGCTAAGAAAAGCAGCCAAAGAAAATATAGTGGTCAATTTCACTAATTTATACGAACATTTCTTTGTTTCTACTGGGAAATATTACTCCAAGGTAACAGCTGCTCGTTTGCCATATTTTGATGGTGACTATTGGTCTTCTGCTGCTGAGATTACCATCAGGAATATTGAGAAGAAAAATGGAGAAGATTCAGGCCAGAAGGTGAAGAAAGTAATGACAAAGCGTACTCTTAGATCCATGGGTCATACAAACTTTTCTGATGATGCTACCAAAGATATTCTACTGATGCAAGAA ctAGGGAAAACTATTTTATCAGTTAAGGAGGACTTCATTGTTGTCCATTTGCAATTTGTTTGCTCATACTGCCATGGAGTTATTCTGTCTGGATGCCGGTGGTTTTGCAGTCAATGCAAAAATTTTCAGCTTTGCGAAAG ATGCCATGACGAAGAGCAGGGCCCTGATGAGGGGCACACACATACTGTTAGTGGCAAAGAAAAGCATGCACTCTCTAAG GTTGTGGTGGATGATGTTCGATCTGATACCAATGATGAGGATATCATAGTGGATAATTGGTTATTTGAAAATAGGCATGTCCTTTTGGGTTTTTGTCAGAAGAATTATTATCAGTTTGACACTCTTCGCCAAGCCAAGCATTCTTCAATGATGATCCTGCATTATCTTCACAATACAACAATGCCCACTTCCGATGAGACCAAATGCAACTTTTGTCAGCAAAATACTAATGACAACAATGGGAATGTTTGTGCCACATGCTATAGTAAAAAACTTGGTTCTTCGCGTATTCATAAGTTGGTATATCACTCTTCAGTAACTGATTGTGAAACTGAGACTCCACATGATGAAGAACCAAACTTGCAACATCCACATAATGAAGAACCAAACTTGCAACATCCACATAAGAAAAAGTTCAAA CAAATGGAGCTGCTGAATGTCCTAGAACATGCCTCACAATGTAGAGCAACTAGTACCAACCCTTGCTCTTATCCAAACTGCCTTAAACTGAAGAGGCTGTTCTACCATTCATCTAAATGCAAAATCGGGGTCCATGGCAGTTGTATCCCCTGTAAGAAGGTGTGCTACATACTGAAGTTACATACAAGAGATTGTGATCAAATAGATTGCTGCATCCCACGTTGCAG GGCTTTGAAGAGTTGA
- the LOC136207059 gene encoding histone acetyltransferase HAC1-like isoform X3 produces the protein MSYRKPPNGQNSNSRREKFSTGGVNRNLIQKKMADFNCKQLMYSYTGSTCEVMPTLTQGYNPDTTYPYNHSNNSTAEHKPLVTDYSDQFSFLKGLLDNGSMPVGSSLNTDSHTRQVSYEMLLSPERGSATAFSERGSTITSNSNSDGFSEFGAFDKRSFFSKRDYLCNFVSAEKDSFQHQFNQGVASNQNFAAMDFSSTLTEHSEFADPTLQISEHFPQMVLGDSNFPGISVPKSHIFEQKQQPLFEQFYKPLMDCGTGDCCSACTQWSGSCSLGNMLPPAKRLKHSPHCSEKLLPSGKHLKTEKACSLLSSENSIASELASSVVQPSNPEGLPSLLQFPESPISINSEVLEGGIDFLPQSTQNQSFNQENADAVKDKSNELGCNATDILPKELDTASKEEVTPVRSNLDLAKPDVEAENEKKIKPESPVTRGVSLIEFFLADEIEDHISSLQQGIGQRKSKEENEKRLPLSVSENTCQLCAADKLLLAPVPIYCSYCGSRIKSSVIYYSTSEENGMRHCFCTSCYKARGRSITFYGITIPKVKLEKMKNVEEIEEPWVQCDKCQSWQHQICALFNDKRDMEGQSQYICPKCCLEEIRHGKYMTLSPKASVFFAKDLPRTLLSDYIEQRLFRRLQQEKEDTANFIGKNPNEVPGAEDLVVRVVLSVNKQLKVKEQFLGIFHNGNYPDGFPYRSKVILLFQKIEGADVCLFGMYVQEFGSECSQPNHRCVYISYLDSVKYFRPERETATGEALRTFVYHEILIGYLEYCKKRGFVACYLWACPPVKGEDYILYCHPEIQKTPKSDKLRQWYHSMLRKAAKENIVVNFTNLYEHFFVSTGKYYSKVTAARLPYFDGDYWSSAAEITIRNIEKKNGEDSGQKVKKVMTKRTLRSMGHTNFSDDATKDILLMQELGKTILSVKEDFIVVHLQFVCSYCHGVILSGCRWFCSQCKNFQLCERCHDEEQGPDEGHTHTVSGKEKHALSKVVVDDVRSDTNDEDIIVDNWLFENRHVLLGFCQKNYYQFDTLRQAKHSSMMILHYLHNTTMPTSDETKCNFCQQNTNDNNGNVCATCYSKKLGSSRIHKLVYHSSVTDCETETPHDEEPNLQHPHNEEPNLQHPHKKKFKQMELLNVLEHASQCRATSTNPCSYPNCLKLKRLFYHSSKCKIGVHGSCIPCKKVCYILKLHTRDCDQIDCCIPRCRALKS, from the exons ATGTCTTACCGGAAACCCCCAAACGGCCAAAATTCTAATTCGAGGAGAGAAAAATTTTCCACAG GAGGAGTCAATAGAAATTTAATCCAAAAGAAGATGGCTGACTTTAACTGCAAGCAACTAATGTATAGTTACACTGGATCCACCTGCGAAGTGATGCCAACTTTGACTCAAGGTTATAATCCAGATACAACATATCCTTATAATCACTCCAATAATTCTACTGCTGAACATAAGCCTCTGGTTACTGACTATAGTGATCAATTTAGCTTCCTGAAAG GATTACTTGATAATGGGAGCATGCCAGTTGGTTCAAGTTTGAACACTGATTCGCATACAAGGCAGGTTTCTTATGAGATGCTTCTTTCTCCTGAAAGGGGTTCAGCAACTGCATTTTCTGAAAGGGGTTCTACCATTACTTCAAATTCCAACAGTGATGGCTTTTCTGAATTTGGAGCTTTTGATAAAAGATCATTCTTTTCCAAAAGAGACTATCTATGTAATTTTGTCTCCGCTGAGAAAGATAGTTTTCAGCATCAGTTTAATCAGG GTGTTGCAAGTAATCAGAACTTTGCTGCAATGGATTTCTCATCTACATTGACAGAACACTCAGAGTTTGCTGATCCAACTTTGCAGATCTCAGAACATTTTCCCCAAATGGTTTTGGGCGACTCCAATTTTCCTGGAATTTCTGTACCAAAATCGCATATTTTTGAACAGAAGCAACAACCTTTGTTTGAGCAATTTTATAAGCCATTGATGGATTGTGGCACAGGGGATTGTTGCAGTGCTTGCACTCAGTGGTCTGGTTCTTGCTCTTTAGGAAATATGCTACCACCTGCAAAACGTTTGAAGCACAGTCCGCACTGTTCAGAAAAATTGTTGCCTTCTGGAAAGCATCTGAAGACGGAAAAGGCATGTAGTCTATTGTCATCTGAAAACAGCATTGCTTCTGAATTGGCTTCTTCAGTGGTTCAACCTTCTAATCCTGAAGGACTTCCATCCTTGTTGCAGTTTCCTGAATCTCCAATATCTATTAATTCTGAGGTTTTGGAGGGGGGAATTGATTTTCTACCACAATCTACTCAAAACCAAAGTTTTAATCAGGAAAATGCTG ATGCTGTTAAAGATAAATCTAATGAATTGGGTTGTAATGCCACTGACATACTCCCCAAAGAGCTTGATACTGCTTCCAAAGAGGAGGTGACACCAGTCAGGTCTAACCTAGACCTTGCCAAGCCAGACGTAGAGGCTGAAAACGAAAAAAAGATAAAGCCAGAGAGTCCAGTAACAAGAGGTGTCTCCTTGATTGAATTTTTCTTGGCAGATGAAATAGAAGACCATATATCAAGTCTACAGCAAGGTATTGGTCAG AGaaaatcaaaggaagaaaatgaaAAACGATTACCATTGTCTGTCAGTGAGAATACATGCCAGTTGTGTGCAGCAGATAAGCTATTATTGGCCCCAGTTCCGATTTATTGTTCATATTGCGGCTCTCGTATCAAAAGCAGTGTGATTTATTATAGCACCTCAGAGGAAAATGGTATGCGGCATTGTTTTTGCACCTCATGCTATAAAGCTCGAGGCAGAAGTATCACATTCTACGGGATTACAATTCCCAAGGTAAAgctggagaagatgaagaatgtCGAGGAAATTGAAGAACCG TGGGTCCAGTGTGACAAATGTCAAAGTTGGCAACATCAGATATGTGCTCTCTTTAATGATAAGAGGGATATGGAAGGCCAATCGCAGTACATATGTCCCAAATGTTGCTTGGAAGAGATCAGACACGGGAAATACATGACATTATCACCAAAAGCTTCTGTTTTCTTTGCAAAAGATTTGCCGAGGACGTTGCTCAGTGACTACATAGAGCAAAGACTCTTTCGTCGTCTGCAGCAAGAGAAAGAAGACACAGCAAATTTTATTGGAAAGAACCCGAATGAG GTGCCTGGAGCGGAAGATCTTGTTGTCAGAGTGGTTTTATCTGTTAACAAACAGTTGAAAGTGAAGGAGCAGTTTTTAGGGATTTTTCACAATGGCAATTACCCAGATGGATTTCCATATAGATCAAAG GTGATTCTTTTGTTCCAGAAAATCGAAGGAGCAGATGTATGCCTTTTTGGCATGTATGTACAGGAATTTGGATCGGAGTGCAGCCAGCCGAATCATCGCTGTGtttatatatcatacttagaTTCTGTTAAATATTTTAGGCCTGAAAGAGAAACTGCAACAGGCGAAGCTCTTCGTACATTTGTCTATCATGAAATATTG ATTGGATACCTCGAATACTGTAAGAAACGGGGTTTTGTGGCATGCTATTTATGGGCCTGCCCTCCTGTAAAAGGTGAAGATTATATCTTATATTGTCATCCGGAGATTCAGAAGACACCAAAATCTGACAAGTTGCGGCAATG GTATCATTCCATGCTAAGAAAAGCAGCCAAAGAAAATATAGTGGTCAATTTCACTAATTTATACGAACATTTCTTTGTTTCTACTGGGAAATATTACTCCAAGGTAACAGCTGCTCGTTTGCCATATTTTGATGGTGACTATTGGTCTTCTGCTGCTGAGATTACCATCAGGAATATTGAGAAGAAAAATGGAGAAGATTCAGGCCAGAAGGTGAAGAAAGTAATGACAAAGCGTACTCTTAGATCCATGGGTCATACAAACTTTTCTGATGATGCTACCAAAGATATTCTACTGATGCAAGAA ctAGGGAAAACTATTTTATCAGTTAAGGAGGACTTCATTGTTGTCCATTTGCAATTTGTTTGCTCATACTGCCATGGAGTTATTCTGTCTGGATGCCGGTGGTTTTGCAGTCAATGCAAAAATTTTCAGCTTTGCGAAAG ATGCCATGACGAAGAGCAGGGCCCTGATGAGGGGCACACACATACTGTTAGTGGCAAAGAAAAGCATGCACTCTCTAAG GTTGTGGTGGATGATGTTCGATCTGATACCAATGATGAGGATATCATAGTGGATAATTGGTTATTTGAAAATAGGCATGTCCTTTTGGGTTTTTGTCAGAAGAATTATTATCAGTTTGACACTCTTCGCCAAGCCAAGCATTCTTCAATGATGATCCTGCATTATCTTCACAATACAACAATGCCCACTTCCGATGAGACCAAATGCAACTTTTGTCAGCAAAATACTAATGACAACAATGGGAATGTTTGTGCCACATGCTATAGTAAAAAACTTGGTTCTTCGCGTATTCATAAGTTGGTATATCACTCTTCAGTAACTGATTGTGAAACTGAGACTCCACATGATGAAGAACCAAACTTGCAACATCCACATAATGAAGAACCAAACTTGCAACATCCACATAAGAAAAAGTTCAAA CAAATGGAGCTGCTGAATGTCCTAGAACATGCCTCACAATGTAGAGCAACTAGTACCAACCCTTGCTCTTATCCAAACTGCCTTAAACTGAAGAGGCTGTTCTACCATTCATCTAAATGCAAAATCGGGGTCCATGGCAGTTGTATCCCCTGTAAGAAGGTGTGCTACATACTGAAGTTACATACAAGAGATTGTGATCAAATAGATTGCTGCATCCCACGTTGCAG GGCTTTGAAGAGTTGA
- the LOC136207059 gene encoding histone acetyltransferase HAC1-like isoform X1 gives MSYRKPPNGQNSNSRREKFSTGGVNRNLIQKKMADFNCKQLMYSYTGSTCEVMPTLTQGYNPDTTYPYNHSNNSTAEHKPLVTDYSDQFSFLKGLLDNGSMPVGSSLNTDSHTRQVSYEMLLSPERGSATAFSERGSTITSNSNSDGFSEFGAFDKRSFFSKRDYLCNFVSAEKDSFQHQFNQGVASNQNFAAMDFSSTLTEHSEFADPTLQISEHFPQMVLGDSNFPGISVPKSHIFEQKQQPLFEQFYKPLMDCGTGDCCSACTQWSGSCSLGNMLPPAKRLKHSPHCSEKLLPSGKHLKTEKACSLLSSENSIASELASSVVQPSNPEGLPSLLQFPESPISINSEVLEGGIDFLPQSTQNQSFNQENAGDYIYRLNADRFSPSKELNIGPDQVDHRSFCEFADAVKDKSNELGCNATDILPKELDTASKEEVTPVRSNLDLAKPDVEAENEKKIKPESPVTRGVSLIEFFLADEIEDHISSLQQGIGQRKSKEENEKRLPLSVSENTCQLCAADKLLLAPVPIYCSYCGSRIKSSVIYYSTSEENGMRHCFCTSCYKARGRSITFYGITIPKVKLEKMKNVEEIEEPWVQCDKCQSWQHQICALFNDKRDMEGQSQYICPKCCLEEIRHGKYMTLSPKASVFFAKDLPRTLLSDYIEQRLFRRLQQEKEDTANFIGKNPNEVPGAEDLVVRVVLSVNKQLKVKEQFLGIFHNGNYPDGFPYRSKVILLFQKIEGADVCLFGMYVQEFGSECSQPNHRCVYISYLDSVKYFRPERETATGEALRTFVYHEILIGYLEYCKKRGFVACYLWACPPVKGEDYILYCHPEIQKTPKSDKLRQWYHSMLRKAAKENIVVNFTNLYEHFFVSTGKYYSKVTAARLPYFDGDYWSSAAEITIRNIEKKNGEDSGQKVKKVMTKRTLRSMGHTNFSDDATKDILLMQELGKTILSVKEDFIVVHLQFVCSYCHGVILSGCRWFCSQCKNFQLCERCHDEEQGPDEGHTHTVSGKEKHALSKVVVDDVRSDTNDEDIIVDNWLFENRHVLLGFCQKNYYQFDTLRQAKHSSMMILHYLHNTTMPTSDETKCNFCQQNTNDNNGNVCATCYSKKLGSSRIHKLVYHSSVTDCETETPHDEEPNLQHPHNEEPNLQHPHKKKFKQMELLNVLEHASQCRATSTNPCSYPNCLKLKRLFYHSSKCKIGVHGSCIPCKKVCYILKLHTRDCDQIDCCIPRCRALKS, from the exons ATGTCTTACCGGAAACCCCCAAACGGCCAAAATTCTAATTCGAGGAGAGAAAAATTTTCCACAG GAGGAGTCAATAGAAATTTAATCCAAAAGAAGATGGCTGACTTTAACTGCAAGCAACTAATGTATAGTTACACTGGATCCACCTGCGAAGTGATGCCAACTTTGACTCAAGGTTATAATCCAGATACAACATATCCTTATAATCACTCCAATAATTCTACTGCTGAACATAAGCCTCTGGTTACTGACTATAGTGATCAATTTAGCTTCCTGAAAG GATTACTTGATAATGGGAGCATGCCAGTTGGTTCAAGTTTGAACACTGATTCGCATACAAGGCAGGTTTCTTATGAGATGCTTCTTTCTCCTGAAAGGGGTTCAGCAACTGCATTTTCTGAAAGGGGTTCTACCATTACTTCAAATTCCAACAGTGATGGCTTTTCTGAATTTGGAGCTTTTGATAAAAGATCATTCTTTTCCAAAAGAGACTATCTATGTAATTTTGTCTCCGCTGAGAAAGATAGTTTTCAGCATCAGTTTAATCAGG GTGTTGCAAGTAATCAGAACTTTGCTGCAATGGATTTCTCATCTACATTGACAGAACACTCAGAGTTTGCTGATCCAACTTTGCAGATCTCAGAACATTTTCCCCAAATGGTTTTGGGCGACTCCAATTTTCCTGGAATTTCTGTACCAAAATCGCATATTTTTGAACAGAAGCAACAACCTTTGTTTGAGCAATTTTATAAGCCATTGATGGATTGTGGCACAGGGGATTGTTGCAGTGCTTGCACTCAGTGGTCTGGTTCTTGCTCTTTAGGAAATATGCTACCACCTGCAAAACGTTTGAAGCACAGTCCGCACTGTTCAGAAAAATTGTTGCCTTCTGGAAAGCATCTGAAGACGGAAAAGGCATGTAGTCTATTGTCATCTGAAAACAGCATTGCTTCTGAATTGGCTTCTTCAGTGGTTCAACCTTCTAATCCTGAAGGACTTCCATCCTTGTTGCAGTTTCCTGAATCTCCAATATCTATTAATTCTGAGGTTTTGGAGGGGGGAATTGATTTTCTACCACAATCTACTCAAAACCAAAGTTTTAATCAGGAAAATGCTGGTGATTATATTTATAGATTGAATGCTGATAGATTTTCTCcttctaaagaactaaatatTGGTCCAGATCAAGTTGACCATAGGAGTTTTTGTGAGTTTGCAGATGCTGTTAAAGATAAATCTAATGAATTGGGTTGTAATGCCACTGACATACTCCCCAAAGAGCTTGATACTGCTTCCAAAGAGGAGGTGACACCAGTCAGGTCTAACCTAGACCTTGCCAAGCCAGACGTAGAGGCTGAAAACGAAAAAAAGATAAAGCCAGAGAGTCCAGTAACAAGAGGTGTCTCCTTGATTGAATTTTTCTTGGCAGATGAAATAGAAGACCATATATCAAGTCTACAGCAAGGTATTGGTCAG AGaaaatcaaaggaagaaaatgaaAAACGATTACCATTGTCTGTCAGTGAGAATACATGCCAGTTGTGTGCAGCAGATAAGCTATTATTGGCCCCAGTTCCGATTTATTGTTCATATTGCGGCTCTCGTATCAAAAGCAGTGTGATTTATTATAGCACCTCAGAGGAAAATGGTATGCGGCATTGTTTTTGCACCTCATGCTATAAAGCTCGAGGCAGAAGTATCACATTCTACGGGATTACAATTCCCAAGGTAAAgctggagaagatgaagaatgtCGAGGAAATTGAAGAACCG TGGGTCCAGTGTGACAAATGTCAAAGTTGGCAACATCAGATATGTGCTCTCTTTAATGATAAGAGGGATATGGAAGGCCAATCGCAGTACATATGTCCCAAATGTTGCTTGGAAGAGATCAGACACGGGAAATACATGACATTATCACCAAAAGCTTCTGTTTTCTTTGCAAAAGATTTGCCGAGGACGTTGCTCAGTGACTACATAGAGCAAAGACTCTTTCGTCGTCTGCAGCAAGAGAAAGAAGACACAGCAAATTTTATTGGAAAGAACCCGAATGAG GTGCCTGGAGCGGAAGATCTTGTTGTCAGAGTGGTTTTATCTGTTAACAAACAGTTGAAAGTGAAGGAGCAGTTTTTAGGGATTTTTCACAATGGCAATTACCCAGATGGATTTCCATATAGATCAAAG GTGATTCTTTTGTTCCAGAAAATCGAAGGAGCAGATGTATGCCTTTTTGGCATGTATGTACAGGAATTTGGATCGGAGTGCAGCCAGCCGAATCATCGCTGTGtttatatatcatacttagaTTCTGTTAAATATTTTAGGCCTGAAAGAGAAACTGCAACAGGCGAAGCTCTTCGTACATTTGTCTATCATGAAATATTG ATTGGATACCTCGAATACTGTAAGAAACGGGGTTTTGTGGCATGCTATTTATGGGCCTGCCCTCCTGTAAAAGGTGAAGATTATATCTTATATTGTCATCCGGAGATTCAGAAGACACCAAAATCTGACAAGTTGCGGCAATG GTATCATTCCATGCTAAGAAAAGCAGCCAAAGAAAATATAGTGGTCAATTTCACTAATTTATACGAACATTTCTTTGTTTCTACTGGGAAATATTACTCCAAGGTAACAGCTGCTCGTTTGCCATATTTTGATGGTGACTATTGGTCTTCTGCTGCTGAGATTACCATCAGGAATATTGAGAAGAAAAATGGAGAAGATTCAGGCCAGAAGGTGAAGAAAGTAATGACAAAGCGTACTCTTAGATCCATGGGTCATACAAACTTTTCTGATGATGCTACCAAAGATATTCTACTGATGCAAGAA ctAGGGAAAACTATTTTATCAGTTAAGGAGGACTTCATTGTTGTCCATTTGCAATTTGTTTGCTCATACTGCCATGGAGTTATTCTGTCTGGATGCCGGTGGTTTTGCAGTCAATGCAAAAATTTTCAGCTTTGCGAAAG ATGCCATGACGAAGAGCAGGGCCCTGATGAGGGGCACACACATACTGTTAGTGGCAAAGAAAAGCATGCACTCTCTAAG GTTGTGGTGGATGATGTTCGATCTGATACCAATGATGAGGATATCATAGTGGATAATTGGTTATTTGAAAATAGGCATGTCCTTTTGGGTTTTTGTCAGAAGAATTATTATCAGTTTGACACTCTTCGCCAAGCCAAGCATTCTTCAATGATGATCCTGCATTATCTTCACAATACAACAATGCCCACTTCCGATGAGACCAAATGCAACTTTTGTCAGCAAAATACTAATGACAACAATGGGAATGTTTGTGCCACATGCTATAGTAAAAAACTTGGTTCTTCGCGTATTCATAAGTTGGTATATCACTCTTCAGTAACTGATTGTGAAACTGAGACTCCACATGATGAAGAACCAAACTTGCAACATCCACATAATGAAGAACCAAACTTGCAACATCCACATAAGAAAAAGTTCAAA CAAATGGAGCTGCTGAATGTCCTAGAACATGCCTCACAATGTAGAGCAACTAGTACCAACCCTTGCTCTTATCCAAACTGCCTTAAACTGAAGAGGCTGTTCTACCATTCATCTAAATGCAAAATCGGGGTCCATGGCAGTTGTATCCCCTGTAAGAAGGTGTGCTACATACTGAAGTTACATACAAGAGATTGTGATCAAATAGATTGCTGCATCCCACGTTGCAG GGCTTTGAAGAGTTGA